One genomic region from Candidatus Xiphinematobacter sp. encodes:
- the sufC gene encoding Fe-S cluster assembly ATPase SufC — protein MSALTIRDLYASVGDQEILKGVNLRIPRGEVHAVMGKNGSGKSTLAKIIAGHPSYAATSGSVVLDSRDLLGIEPNERACLGVFLAFQYPVEIPGVTVANFIRAAVQARLPEGQELEATQYYSALYQQMDSLQIPRAFTSRSVNEGFSGGEKKRCEILQMAMLRPAYAILDETDSGLDIDALKVVSDGVNALRGPHVGVLIITHYQRLLNYIVPDRVHVMVGGRVACSGGRELALQLEAEGYDWLAGARPCGNAAAPC, from the coding sequence ATGAGTGCGCTGACCATTCGAGACCTCTATGCTAGTGTCGGTGACCAGGAAATTCTGAAGGGGGTGAACTTAAGGATTCCAAGGGGGGAGGTACATGCTGTCATGGGGAAAAATGGCTCTGGAAAAAGCACACTTGCTAAGATTATTGCCGGGCATCCCAGTTACGCTGCTACCTCCGGCAGCGTTGTGCTTGATAGTAGAGACCTCCTAGGAATAGAGCCCAACGAACGTGCCTGCTTGGGGGTCTTCCTGGCTTTTCAGTACCCAGTGGAGATTCCTGGAGTCACGGTTGCCAATTTCATTCGTGCCGCTGTCCAAGCCAGGCTCCCTGAGGGTCAAGAATTAGAGGCCACCCAGTATTACTCTGCTCTTTACCAGCAGATGGACTCCCTGCAAATTCCCAGAGCATTTACCTCTCGTTCCGTGAACGAGGGGTTTTCTGGAGGAGAAAAGAAGCGCTGCGAAATTCTCCAGATGGCTATGTTGCGGCCTGCTTATGCTATATTGGATGAAACGGACAGTGGGTTGGATATTGATGCTTTAAAGGTTGTTTCTGACGGAGTGAATGCCTTGCGAGGCCCGCATGTCGGGGTACTAATCATCACTCACTACCAGCGCCTTTTAAATTACATTGTGCCAGACCGTGTCCATGTTATGGTGGGGGGCAGAGTCGCCTGTAGCGGAGGTAGGGAACTGGCTCTGCAACTGGAGGCTGAGGGCTATGATTGGCTTGCGGGGGCGAGGCCTTGTGGGAACGCTGCGGCACCCTGCTGA
- the trpS gene encoding tryptophan--tRNA ligase, which yields MRILSGIQPSGALHLGNYFGMMRPAIQMQGQNRIETFYFIADYHALTSVRDPVVLRENVRKVVWDFLACGLSPEKTCLFLQSAIPTVTELAWILGTLIPVGLLERCHAYKEKKAHKLPSSHGLFSYPVLMTADILLYDSDLVLVGKDQKQHLEVARDIAIKFNKVYGSVLRLPEPLIQEGTAMIPGIDGSKMSKGYGNTIEIFLAEEVLRKRIMEIQTDSTPVDQPKSTSGSTILSLYRLVASSSDYQQMLNEHVHGGTGYSAFKERLFEAVWLFFKPMRRRREELVTSPEVVDQVLKKGAIRAHTIASEVIERVRSAVGLR from the coding sequence ATGCGTATACTCTCCGGAATTCAGCCCTCCGGCGCCTTGCACTTAGGCAACTACTTCGGGATGATGCGCCCCGCCATCCAAATGCAGGGACAGAACAGGATAGAAACATTTTACTTTATTGCAGACTACCATGCCCTCACTTCTGTAAGGGATCCCGTAGTCCTAAGGGAGAATGTCAGAAAGGTAGTGTGGGACTTTCTTGCTTGCGGTCTTAGTCCAGAAAAAACGTGCCTTTTCTTGCAGTCTGCTATCCCGACTGTCACTGAATTGGCCTGGATCTTAGGCACTCTTATCCCAGTGGGGTTGCTGGAGCGCTGCCATGCTTATAAAGAAAAAAAAGCCCATAAGCTCCCCTCTTCCCATGGACTGTTTTCATACCCTGTCCTAATGACTGCGGATATCTTGCTATACGATAGCGATTTGGTACTGGTAGGCAAGGATCAGAAGCAGCACTTGGAGGTGGCTCGTGATATTGCTATTAAATTTAACAAGGTATACGGCTCAGTTCTGAGGCTACCGGAACCTCTTATTCAGGAAGGAACGGCAATGATCCCTGGGATAGATGGATCAAAGATGAGCAAAGGTTATGGAAACACCATCGAAATTTTTTTGGCAGAGGAAGTTCTGAGGAAAAGGATTATGGAGATTCAGACTGATTCCACACCGGTAGATCAGCCCAAGTCTACGTCGGGATCCACTATCCTATCACTATACAGGCTGGTTGCCAGTTCGTCTGATTACCAACAGATGCTAAACGAGCACGTTCATGGGGGGACTGGATATAGTGCTTTTAAGGAACGTTTATTCGAGGCAGTATGGTTATTCTTCAAGCCTATGCGCAGACGTCGGGAGGAACTGGTCACCTCCCCAGAAGTGGTTGATCAAGTTCTCAAAAAAGGGGCCATTCGCGCTCACACAATTGCCAGTGAGGTTATAGAGCGAGTTCGATCTGCTGTCGGGCTACGGTAA
- a CDS encoding ATP-binding cassette domain-containing protein has product MNNAPLIEVQNLFQKIGTQEILRGVTLSVLPGETLVLLGRSGGGKSVFLRHLIGLMKPVCGKILFEGRDITQLNERQLEPIRCKIGMLFQDGALFDSLSVFNNVAFPLRERGMQDEKEIRERVHKALALVNMIGHDGKVPVDLSGGMRKRVALARAIISPPSVILYDEPTAGLDPIVSGSINRLIRRLQGQLRVTSIVVTHDLVSAYHVGDRIALLDQGRIYFCGSPQQIRSSGDPIIRNFIEGKSGEDSKTE; this is encoded by the coding sequence ATGAACAATGCTCCTCTTATTGAGGTACAAAATCTCTTCCAAAAAATAGGCACACAGGAAATCCTACGTGGAGTTACTCTTTCCGTCCTCCCTGGGGAAACTCTTGTTCTGCTGGGGAGAAGTGGGGGGGGGAAAAGTGTCTTCCTGCGACATCTAATTGGCTTGATGAAACCAGTTTGCGGAAAAATTCTCTTTGAAGGAAGAGATATTACCCAACTTAATGAGCGTCAGTTAGAGCCTATTCGTTGCAAGATCGGAATGCTTTTTCAGGATGGCGCTCTTTTCGATTCGCTTAGTGTCTTTAACAATGTTGCCTTCCCACTCCGTGAGCGTGGCATGCAAGACGAAAAAGAAATTCGAGAAAGGGTCCATAAGGCACTTGCTCTAGTCAACATGATCGGGCATGACGGAAAAGTGCCAGTCGACCTGAGCGGAGGTATGCGTAAACGTGTGGCCCTCGCTCGAGCAATTATTTCCCCACCTTCCGTGATTTTATACGATGAACCCACAGCTGGATTGGACCCAATCGTGTCTGGCAGCATTAATCGACTTATTCGACGCTTGCAAGGACAGCTACGGGTAACTTCAATCGTGGTAACACATGATCTGGTGAGCGCTTATCATGTGGGCGATCGAATTGCTCTTCTAGATCAGGGGAGAATTTACTTTTGTGGCTCTCCGCAGCAGATACGCTCCTCTGGCGACCCAATCATTCGCAATTTCATAGAAGGGAAGTCGGGGGAAGATAGTAAAACGGAGTAA
- a CDS encoding CPBP family intramembrane metalloprotease, translated as MTSDKQQGGAVQLYQRLDAVVCSVFGVYFLALSVVPKNAHSLLKISDIQWGGVFYLVLDATILSFLTIRHISAARAFGIWKFRAPQLIKLSGLWLAAFYPLISLVQAFLERLQSTHYQQPLVQFLEKNTSLSDLLVSTCIVVAIAPLSEELIFRGYLYGVLRQHVGSLKATLITSLLFAGIHQHPSILPGLFLLAVGLSWAYESTGCLLVPILMHSLFNFIGVLAAIL; from the coding sequence TTGACTTCAGATAAACAACAGGGAGGAGCGGTACAACTTTACCAGAGACTCGATGCGGTAGTATGTTCGGTCTTTGGGGTTTATTTCCTAGCCTTGAGCGTAGTCCCGAAAAATGCCCACTCCCTCCTGAAGATAAGTGACATTCAGTGGGGGGGGGTGTTTTATCTTGTGCTGGACGCGACTATCCTGAGTTTTTTGACTATTCGCCATATCTCGGCTGCTCGCGCTTTCGGGATTTGGAAATTTCGGGCACCACAACTGATCAAGTTGTCGGGGTTGTGGTTAGCTGCGTTCTACCCACTCATTTCCTTGGTACAGGCATTCTTAGAAAGATTACAGAGCACCCACTATCAGCAGCCATTGGTGCAATTTTTGGAAAAAAACACAAGCCTTTCTGACCTTCTCGTCTCGACTTGCATAGTTGTGGCAATTGCCCCTCTTAGTGAGGAGCTTATTTTCCGCGGATATTTGTACGGCGTTCTCCGCCAGCACGTAGGCTCACTAAAAGCCACGCTTATTACCTCACTCCTCTTTGCCGGCATACACCAACACCCTTCCATTCTTCCAGGACTATTTCTATTGGCAGTTGGGCTATCCTGGGCCTATGAATCCACCGGCTGTCTTCTGGTACCTATTTTGATGCATTCGCTGTTTAATTTCATAGGAGTTTTGGCTGCAATCTTGTGA
- the thiL gene encoding thiamine-phosphate kinase, protein MEDSLIRKLVRSFPQRRDVLVGIGDDCAVVKCPRAGKLFLLKTDCVIEGVHFKRDTPAVWVGWKALCRAISDVAACGGIPAHALVTLAIPAQLSTRWLQSLYRGIGRAAGQFGVSIIGGESSHSLGALFISITLTGYVAAQQLTLRSGAQPGDSLFVTGQLGGSLRRGHHLKFTPRLAEAHWLTTHFSIHAMTDLSDGIGSDLPRMAGASHTGFEVNPQLLPRNPGCSIRRALSEGEDYELLFAISPVEEKRLLRQWDLTFPSTRLTRIGHMKARSENDENTPLPTGYDHFLKRHI, encoded by the coding sequence GTGGAAGACAGCCTGATCCGTAAACTCGTCCGATCTTTCCCACAAAGAAGGGATGTCCTTGTTGGCATCGGGGATGATTGCGCAGTAGTCAAGTGTCCTCGGGCAGGAAAACTGTTCCTTCTAAAGACCGATTGTGTGATAGAAGGGGTCCACTTCAAGAGAGATACCCCTGCCGTTTGGGTAGGATGGAAGGCACTTTGCCGAGCAATCAGTGATGTCGCCGCCTGCGGCGGAATTCCGGCGCATGCTTTAGTTACTCTTGCCATACCTGCGCAACTGTCCACGCGCTGGTTACAGTCCCTTTATCGTGGAATTGGGCGCGCTGCCGGGCAATTCGGGGTTAGCATCATCGGTGGTGAGTCTTCACATTCTTTGGGTGCCCTTTTTATTTCCATCACACTTACCGGCTATGTTGCAGCTCAGCAGCTTACCTTACGCAGTGGCGCTCAGCCTGGAGACTCTCTTTTTGTAACGGGGCAGCTAGGAGGATCTCTGCGGCGGGGACATCACCTAAAATTTACTCCCCGTCTAGCAGAGGCACACTGGCTTACCACTCACTTTTCCATCCACGCTATGACAGACTTAAGTGATGGAATTGGCAGTGACCTACCCCGCATGGCCGGTGCTAGTCACACAGGTTTTGAAGTCAACCCTCAATTGCTACCGAGAAATCCAGGCTGTTCTATCCGACGGGCCCTCTCGGAGGGTGAAGACTACGAACTACTTTTTGCCATCTCCCCTGTGGAGGAGAAGCGTCTTTTGAGACAGTGGGACCTCACCTTTCCAAGTACAAGGCTTACTAGGATAGGGCACATGAAAGCTCGCTCCGAAAATGACGAAAACACCCCCCTACCTACGGGATATGACCACTTCTTGAAGCGGCATATCTAA
- a CDS encoding MCE family protein, whose protein sequence is MTSEERKIQMRVGIFVLIGLTTIGIMTVYLGRVGESMHHHYRLHAHFPNASGIKKGADVLLSGARIGRVATSPSILPNMKGVSIQLFIEQGVSIPVGSRFTISSSGLLGDRFVDILVGKGVTDTRPILPGAIVHGEYVSGIEDLVSTVNSVAERTSELIACLGIVVQDVGQVARMARTSNLLQPQSLKNLSKTLENLKEISGDFAQLSKRTEGLLETTNTAVGESRKILASIGIISREISQALKSEQSTVGLLLSSKEVAENVRAFILNARQHGIFWYKDTARRQTREPP, encoded by the coding sequence ATGACTTCAGAAGAAAGAAAAATCCAAATGCGGGTAGGCATTTTTGTACTCATTGGCCTCACCACCATTGGAATTATGACCGTGTACCTTGGGAGGGTTGGTGAGAGCATGCACCATCATTATCGCCTACATGCCCACTTTCCGAACGCCAGCGGAATAAAAAAAGGTGCCGATGTTCTTCTTAGTGGGGCCCGCATTGGTCGCGTAGCCACTTCGCCATCCATCCTACCCAATATGAAGGGGGTTTCTATCCAACTTTTTATTGAACAAGGGGTAAGCATCCCAGTGGGATCCAGATTTACGATTAGCAGCTCGGGGCTCTTGGGTGACCGATTTGTAGACATCCTTGTAGGAAAGGGGGTGACGGACACCCGGCCCATTTTACCAGGCGCTATCGTTCATGGAGAGTATGTATCCGGGATAGAGGACCTTGTTAGCACTGTTAACAGTGTGGCCGAACGGACATCGGAATTAATAGCCTGTTTAGGTATAGTGGTCCAGGATGTAGGCCAAGTCGCAAGGATGGCTCGTACCAGCAACCTTCTCCAGCCGCAAAGCCTAAAAAACCTTTCTAAGACATTGGAAAATCTAAAAGAAATTAGTGGCGATTTTGCTCAGCTGTCAAAGAGGACGGAGGGTCTCTTAGAGACCACTAACACAGCTGTTGGGGAAAGCAGAAAAATACTCGCTTCTATCGGGATTATTTCTCGGGAAATCTCACAAGCTTTGAAGAGCGAGCAGAGTACAGTAGGGTTGCTTCTAAGCAGCAAGGAGGTAGCCGAAAATGTTCGTGCGTTTATTCTGAACGCGCGCCAGCATGGCATCTTCTGGTACAAAGATACTGCTCGGAGGCAAACACGAGAACCGCCATGA
- a CDS encoding ABC transporter permease, whose translation MGFETILSIFRGQIRPKLVFQQICEIGYRSQVVVVVTGSFTGAVFTAQTFFQFSNLNMESAVGPVVAVAMCRELGPVLTGLMVAGRVGAAMSAELGTMAVTQQIDALRALAVHPVDYLVVPRALAMFFSMPFLVGESIFFGIFSSFFIAAQVLNVSSTYYLENMRRFTDGVDVLMGIAKGLVFGGLIVFISCQRGLDAKGGAVGVGCATTQSVVISSLAILITNFFLTMGLNMIFPTG comes from the coding sequence ATGGGGTTCGAAACCATTCTCTCCATTTTCCGAGGCCAAATCCGTCCAAAACTGGTTTTCCAGCAGATCTGCGAGATTGGCTACCGCTCACAAGTAGTAGTGGTAGTGACAGGCTCTTTTACTGGGGCCGTGTTTACAGCCCAGACGTTTTTTCAGTTCAGTAACTTGAATATGGAATCAGCTGTGGGACCTGTAGTGGCCGTGGCTATGTGTAGAGAGCTTGGGCCTGTGCTAACAGGTTTGATGGTAGCTGGCCGTGTAGGGGCAGCAATGAGCGCCGAATTAGGCACCATGGCAGTTACCCAACAAATTGACGCGCTCCGGGCACTGGCGGTACACCCGGTCGATTATCTGGTTGTACCACGTGCACTCGCCATGTTTTTTTCCATGCCTTTTCTTGTTGGAGAAAGCATTTTCTTCGGCATCTTTTCCAGTTTCTTCATAGCGGCCCAAGTATTGAATGTCTCTAGCACTTATTACCTAGAGAATATGCGTCGATTCACAGATGGTGTGGACGTTCTCATGGGGATTGCTAAAGGCTTAGTTTTCGGAGGCCTCATTGTCTTTATTAGCTGCCAACGAGGCCTAGATGCTAAGGGGGGGGCGGTTGGCGTAGGTTGCGCTACTACTCAGTCGGTAGTCATCAGTTCTCTTGCTATCCTCATTACGAATTTTTTCCTTACCATGGGGCTAAACATGATTTTTCCAACTGGGTGA
- the sufB gene encoding Fe-S cluster assembly protein SufB, producing MSIEAKPLIDIDRSIGNFSYTVDYAYDAGVGLSEETIDYISDAKEDPDWVRQFRKRSYKKFLEKPLPTHWASRDLESISFDRIRYYLAQGQQPKRSWDEVPEKLKRTFERLGILEQERRFLAGVEAQFDSEAAYSNIKQAVSAQGVIFLGSTEGLKRYPQIFRKWFGKVIPAGDNKFSALNGAVFSGGSFIYVPPGVKVKHPLQAYFRINAESFGQFERTLIIADEGSEVMYMEGCTAPQFETATLHSAVVELVAMPSAKIQYVTVQNWSSNVFNLVTKRGLAHREAEIKWIDCNIGSRLTMKYPGVIMKGQKARGEVISIALAGDGQHQDTGAKMVHAANETTSNIVSKSISLGNGRATYRGLVCIPRGLKGCKNNTECDALLVNSKSRTDTYPAITVRGQGNACQHEASVSQVSAEQIFYMQQRGLSEGEAMSLAVNGFVNDLVRQFPIEYSVELKRLIELEMADSVG from the coding sequence ATGAGTATCGAGGCGAAGCCACTAATTGATATCGACCGCTCCATCGGCAATTTTAGCTACACTGTTGACTATGCCTATGATGCGGGTGTTGGTTTGAGCGAAGAAACCATCGACTACATTTCCGATGCCAAAGAGGATCCCGACTGGGTCCGTCAGTTTAGGAAGCGATCCTACAAAAAGTTTCTGGAGAAGCCGCTCCCTACCCACTGGGCAAGCAGAGATCTGGAAAGCATCTCCTTTGATCGGATTCGGTATTATCTTGCTCAGGGGCAGCAGCCAAAGCGCTCGTGGGATGAGGTACCGGAGAAGCTGAAGCGCACTTTTGAGCGGTTGGGAATTTTAGAGCAAGAGCGCCGGTTTTTAGCTGGAGTGGAGGCTCAGTTCGACAGCGAGGCCGCCTACTCTAACATTAAACAGGCTGTTAGTGCTCAGGGAGTCATTTTTTTGGGTAGCACGGAAGGCCTCAAGCGCTATCCGCAAATCTTCAGAAAATGGTTTGGCAAAGTAATTCCAGCTGGAGACAACAAGTTCAGCGCGCTTAATGGTGCTGTTTTTAGTGGAGGGAGCTTCATTTATGTACCGCCTGGGGTAAAAGTCAAGCATCCCCTCCAAGCCTATTTTCGAATTAATGCGGAGAGTTTCGGTCAGTTTGAGCGTACGCTTATCATTGCGGACGAGGGGAGTGAGGTCATGTATATGGAGGGTTGTACAGCACCCCAGTTTGAGACTGCTACCCTTCATAGCGCAGTTGTGGAGTTGGTAGCTATGCCAAGTGCCAAAATCCAGTACGTTACCGTGCAAAACTGGAGCTCCAATGTTTTTAATCTTGTTACCAAGCGTGGCCTAGCGCACAGAGAGGCAGAAATTAAGTGGATTGACTGCAACATTGGTTCGCGCCTTACGATGAAGTATCCTGGCGTTATCATGAAGGGTCAAAAGGCTCGCGGAGAAGTCATTAGTATTGCCCTTGCTGGGGACGGCCAACACCAAGATACTGGTGCCAAGATGGTCCATGCCGCAAATGAAACCACTAGCAACATTGTGTCTAAATCCATTAGCCTCGGGAACGGCCGTGCTACTTACCGAGGTCTCGTTTGCATACCTAGAGGTCTGAAGGGTTGCAAGAACAACACAGAGTGTGATGCTCTCCTGGTTAATTCGAAGAGCCGTACGGACACCTATCCAGCCATTACTGTCCGTGGACAAGGTAATGCCTGCCAGCACGAGGCCAGTGTTAGCCAAGTTAGCGCCGAGCAGATCTTCTACATGCAGCAGCGTGGACTAAGTGAAGGCGAGGCAATGAGTCTTGCTGTGAACGGCTTTGTCAACGATTTAGTTCGTCAGTTCCCCATAGAGTATTCTGTTGAGTTGAAGCGCCTCATCGAGCTCGAGATGGCCGACTCCGTGGGTTAA
- the sufD gene encoding Fe-S cluster assembly protein SufD: protein MISQQPSSASEFREENSWPTWFRLVQRQAWEEFLATPPPSALQEAWRFSNTRALELPELHRRADANHRKDAPSFLLEHSIGLTPETPCLVFANHTPIIQKTQRLSPLGLVMLPLQSAIHTHEELIRRYFMRQAAKLGSHKYAMWHKACLRNGVLIYVPPDTNVEIPVEIFSWLNGKGIALAPHTLIVCGENSCITVLEHFRSVSPEDGGFVCGISDVYLAAGARVTYAALQEWSTFTCALHLNSTLVSQNARATVFQANFGAGFLRSESFSQLTGSKARSLMLSLTSASGTQEIDQRTLQDHVAPDTSSDLLYHNTLDDSARAIFSGLIRVEPHAQKTDAYQKVRNLLLSDSAEANSMPGLEILADNVRCTHGATSGQINEEELFYMKTRGIPARVGRRLIAKGFLASVLERLEDEALRACFLNRLYDKE from the coding sequence ATGATATCACAACAGCCTTCTTCCGCCTCAGAATTTCGGGAAGAGAATTCCTGGCCGACGTGGTTTCGCTTGGTACAGCGCCAAGCATGGGAGGAGTTTCTCGCTACACCTCCTCCTTCTGCGTTACAGGAAGCATGGAGGTTTTCAAACACGCGGGCCTTAGAGCTCCCCGAGCTTCACCGTAGAGCGGACGCTAACCACAGGAAGGATGCCCCTTCCTTTCTCCTGGAGCACAGCATTGGACTTACCCCTGAGACGCCGTGCCTCGTCTTTGCTAATCACACACCAATTATACAGAAAACGCAGAGACTTTCCCCCCTTGGGTTAGTAATGTTGCCTCTTCAATCTGCTATCCACACTCATGAAGAGTTAATTCGAAGATACTTCATGAGACAAGCAGCAAAATTGGGGTCACACAAGTACGCAATGTGGCATAAGGCCTGTTTACGCAATGGAGTGTTAATTTACGTCCCACCAGACACCAATGTCGAAATTCCAGTGGAAATTTTTTCTTGGCTAAACGGAAAAGGAATTGCTCTTGCTCCACACACCTTGATTGTTTGTGGAGAAAACAGTTGCATCACTGTACTGGAACACTTCCGCTCAGTTTCTCCCGAGGATGGAGGGTTTGTCTGTGGCATTAGTGATGTTTACCTCGCGGCAGGGGCTCGTGTCACATATGCTGCTCTCCAGGAGTGGAGCACCTTTACGTGTGCCTTGCACCTCAATTCTACACTGGTGTCTCAGAATGCAAGGGCGACTGTTTTTCAAGCGAACTTTGGAGCGGGATTCCTCCGTTCCGAGAGCTTTAGCCAGCTGACCGGAAGTAAGGCCCGTAGTCTCATGCTTTCACTGACGTCGGCTTCTGGAACCCAAGAAATTGATCAACGCACTCTCCAGGACCATGTTGCCCCAGATACCTCCAGCGACCTCCTCTATCATAATACACTCGATGATTCGGCACGTGCTATCTTTTCTGGTCTTATTCGAGTAGAACCGCACGCTCAGAAAACAGACGCTTATCAAAAGGTGCGTAACCTCCTCCTCAGTGATTCTGCGGAGGCAAATTCTATGCCAGGCTTAGAAATTCTGGCAGATAACGTCCGCTGTACCCATGGAGCGACTTCAGGGCAAATCAACGAAGAGGAACTCTTTTACATGAAGACACGAGGCATTCCTGCAAGAGTGGGTCGCCGACTCATTGCTAAGGGGTTTCTTGCTTCTGTGTTAGAACGCTTAGAAGATGAAGCGCTTCGCGCATGTTTTCTAAACCGTTTGTACGATAAGGAATGA
- the rpe gene encoding ribulose-phosphate 3-epimerase — translation MLRLVGLHLDHQKLLVTPSILACDFLQLGREVSQVASAGADRIHCDVMDGHFVKNISFGPIIVQAVARSTKLPLDIHLMVDFPQHHLLGLIPPSTSSFFHSIIFHVEASQCVSEMLRSIRDRRCLTGLALNPETPLFEVYPFLANLDFLLIMTVHPGSGGQDFLPEMLEKIRDAAEVRAQKGLGFRIVVDGGIDVETAAKCSLAGANVFVSGTAIFGAPDLFFAIRNIRSSVTSRQKC, via the coding sequence ATGCTTCGCCTCGTGGGATTGCATTTAGACCATCAAAAATTACTCGTTACCCCATCCATCCTTGCCTGCGACTTTTTGCAACTTGGGAGAGAAGTCAGCCAAGTTGCCTCAGCGGGGGCTGATCGGATCCACTGTGATGTTATGGACGGTCATTTTGTAAAAAATATCTCCTTTGGACCCATTATCGTTCAGGCCGTTGCACGTTCCACAAAGCTGCCCCTCGACATTCATCTCATGGTTGATTTCCCTCAGCATCACCTTCTTGGATTAATTCCTCCTTCTACCTCTTCTTTTTTTCACTCCATTATCTTTCATGTTGAGGCATCACAGTGCGTATCCGAAATGCTTCGCTCTATCCGTGACCGGCGCTGTTTAACTGGGCTGGCCCTCAATCCTGAAACACCACTTTTTGAAGTGTATCCTTTCCTCGCCAATCTGGATTTTCTTCTTATCATGACTGTACATCCTGGGTCTGGCGGCCAAGATTTTCTCCCGGAGATGTTGGAGAAAATACGCGATGCCGCCGAGGTTCGCGCTCAGAAAGGACTGGGCTTTCGCATAGTGGTGGATGGAGGGATTGATGTGGAAACCGCTGCTAAGTGCTCCCTAGCGGGGGCTAATGTGTTTGTTTCCGGAACGGCTATTTTTGGAGCACCGGATCTTTTTTTTGCCATACGCAATATCCGGAGCTCAGTAACTAGCCGACAAAAGTGCTAG
- a CDS encoding ribose-5-phosphate isomerase, whose product MKISIGSDHAGFQYKERISIYLRKLKHDVVDFGTYSNDPSDDYPYYILPAAESVVKREAERVIVIGGSGNGEAIAANKVLGIRCALCWNDESAKYARLHNDANALSLGQRMVSIETALNIVQIWLETPFEGGRHQRRIEAIYQYESSLKRV is encoded by the coding sequence ATGAAAATCTCTATTGGATCCGATCATGCAGGCTTTCAATATAAAGAGCGTATCTCAATCTACTTAAGGAAACTTAAGCATGACGTGGTAGACTTTGGAACCTACAGCAATGACCCGAGTGATGATTACCCGTACTACATTCTTCCTGCAGCAGAATCCGTCGTGAAAAGAGAGGCAGAACGCGTCATTGTAATCGGCGGCTCCGGAAATGGGGAAGCAATTGCAGCTAACAAGGTGCTGGGCATCCGCTGCGCACTTTGTTGGAACGACGAGAGTGCAAAATATGCACGCCTTCATAACGATGCAAATGCCCTTTCCTTAGGACAACGCATGGTTTCCATTGAAACGGCTCTCAACATCGTTCAAATTTGGCTAGAGACTCCTTTTGAAGGCGGGCGGCATCAGCGACGAATCGAGGCAATTTATCAGTATGAATCATCACTCAAGCGCGTATAG
- a CDS encoding nucleoside deaminase: MSDRYFMGKALHQARKALKSGEVPIGVAIVRRERVIACAHNQVEVLRDATAHAEILAIRQAESIVGDWRLTDCVLYVTKEPCPMCAGAMVQVRLSQVVFGCSDPSSGGAGGRVNLLQMPGRNHHCKVAAGVRQAECRRLLKKFFTSRRLICNSSRNYKRCSLAGSGNFNKFSSLGSSKW; this comes from the coding sequence ATGTCGGATCGATACTTTATGGGAAAAGCGTTACATCAAGCGAGAAAGGCACTAAAGTCGGGGGAGGTGCCTATAGGTGTTGCAATTGTGCGCCGGGAGAGAGTGATCGCCTGCGCACACAATCAGGTAGAGGTTCTAAGGGATGCCACGGCCCATGCAGAAATATTGGCAATCAGGCAGGCGGAGAGCATAGTAGGGGATTGGCGACTGACGGATTGTGTTCTGTACGTCACGAAGGAGCCGTGCCCTATGTGTGCAGGAGCAATGGTGCAGGTGCGTTTAAGTCAGGTCGTGTTCGGCTGTTCTGACCCCAGCAGTGGGGGCGCAGGGGGACGAGTCAATCTTCTGCAAATGCCCGGACGTAACCATCACTGCAAGGTAGCGGCGGGAGTACGCCAAGCCGAATGTAGAAGGCTTCTGAAAAAGTTTTTCACCAGTAGGAGACTGATATGCAACTCTAGCCGGAACTACAAAAGATGCTCCTTGGCAGGGAGTGGCAATTTTAACAAATTCTCCTCTCTAGGGAGTTCAAAGTGGTAA